In bacterium, a single window of DNA contains:
- the nifJ gene encoding pyruvate:ferredoxin (flavodoxin) oxidoreductase has product MPDAARYRTLDANEAVADVAYRLSEVAAIYPITPASVMGEHVDAWAADGRPNLWGGVPEVVEMQSEAGVAGAVHGALQAGALATTFTASQGLLLMLPDLFRIAGELTPFCMHVAARALATHALSIFGDHSDVMAARSTGMALLCSGSAQEAQDLAAIGHAVTLPARLPVLHFFDGFRTSHEITKVAPLSDDDLRALLDEDAIQAHRARALDPDRPVIRGTAQNADAFFQSREASEPFYAAFPAALERMMHRFAARTGRAYRLFDYAGHPDAEAVIVMMGSGAECAHETVEHLQRRGERVGVVKVRLFRPFSAAHLLRALPASARVVTVLDRTKEPGSSGEPLLQEVTSALVEAAADGRRPALPRLLGGRYGLASKELTPAMLQAVFDNMRAAAPRPRFTIGIRDDVSGSSLPFDAGLDIEPDDVSRALFFGLGSDGTVSANKASIKIIGEETPLFAQGHFEYDSRKSGATTVSHLRFGPRPIRSTYRIQRAHFVAIHDPEFLERRDVLAAALPGATVLLNSSAARAAVWDSLPREAQEQLIAKGCRLFVIDGYGVAERAGLGRRVNTVMQICFFALAGVLPIDAAKAHVRRAIEDTWGRRGPEVVRRNLAALDAALAALTEVELPAAPSHARRRPPAVPPHAPDFVQRVTRLLIEGRGDELPVSAFPPDGTWPTGTSQFEKRTLALDIPIWQPGLCVQCNFCSMICPHAAIQTLVFDEAQLAGAPPGFRSLPETFEPALAGRRFTVQVAPEDCTGCGLCVEVCPAKDKRQPRRKALVPGSLAEHRDEERAAFAFFRTLRSAPLDDLPVTRRTAAYRPPLFEFSGACAGCGETPYIRLLTQLFGDHLLIANATGCSSIYGGNLPTTPYTTNRDGRGPAWASSLFEDNAEFGFGMRLALDVRAERARRLVQALAPRLPAALVADLLAAGAGDAWLAAQRARVAELGALLERDGSAEARALAELAAALVPRSVWIVGGDGWAYDIGYGGLDHVLASHRNVNVLVLDTEVYSNTGGQQSKATPLGAAAKFAIAGKATRKKDLGLLAMSYGHVYVASIAMQTHSAQAIQAFLEAEQHPGPSLLIAHSPCIAHGYDLAHSPTQQKLAIQSGAWPLYRFDPRRAARGEAPLALDSAPTRVDIGTYMANEPRFRMVELRSPERYAALLEAARQAVAERRALYEQLARIHVPPPETHDG; this is encoded by the coding sequence ATGCCGGACGCCGCCCGCTATCGAACCCTGGACGCGAACGAGGCGGTGGCCGACGTCGCCTACCGGCTGAGCGAAGTGGCGGCGATCTACCCCATCACCCCGGCCTCGGTGATGGGCGAGCACGTCGACGCCTGGGCGGCGGACGGGCGGCCGAACCTGTGGGGCGGCGTCCCCGAGGTGGTCGAGATGCAGTCCGAGGCCGGCGTCGCCGGCGCGGTGCACGGGGCGCTGCAGGCCGGCGCCCTGGCGACCACCTTCACCGCCTCGCAGGGCCTGCTGCTCATGCTCCCCGATCTCTTCCGGATCGCCGGCGAGCTGACGCCGTTCTGCATGCACGTCGCGGCGCGGGCGCTGGCGACGCACGCGCTGTCGATCTTCGGCGACCACTCCGACGTCATGGCCGCGCGCAGCACCGGCATGGCGCTGCTCTGCTCCGGCTCGGCGCAGGAGGCGCAGGACCTGGCGGCGATCGGGCACGCGGTCACCCTGCCGGCGCGGCTGCCGGTGCTGCACTTCTTCGACGGCTTCCGCACCTCGCACGAGATCACCAAGGTCGCGCCGTTGAGCGACGACGATCTGCGCGCGCTGCTCGACGAGGACGCGATCCAGGCCCACCGCGCCCGGGCGCTCGATCCCGACCGCCCGGTGATCCGCGGCACGGCGCAGAACGCGGACGCCTTCTTCCAATCGCGCGAGGCGAGCGAGCCCTTCTACGCCGCGTTCCCGGCCGCGCTCGAGCGGATGATGCACCGCTTCGCCGCCCGCACCGGCCGCGCCTACCGGCTCTTCGACTACGCCGGTCATCCCGACGCCGAGGCGGTCATCGTCATGATGGGCTCCGGCGCCGAGTGCGCGCACGAGACCGTCGAGCACCTGCAGCGGCGCGGCGAGCGCGTCGGCGTCGTCAAGGTGCGGCTCTTCCGCCCCTTCTCGGCCGCGCACCTGCTGCGCGCGCTGCCGGCCTCGGCGCGCGTCGTCACCGTGCTCGATCGCACCAAGGAGCCGGGCTCCTCGGGCGAGCCCCTGCTGCAGGAGGTGACCTCGGCGCTGGTGGAGGCGGCGGCCGACGGCCGACGCCCCGCCCTGCCCCGCCTGCTCGGCGGCCGCTACGGCCTGGCGTCGAAGGAGCTCACGCCGGCGATGCTGCAGGCGGTGTTCGACAACATGCGCGCCGCGGCGCCGCGGCCCCGCTTCACGATCGGCATCCGCGACGACGTCTCGGGCTCGTCGCTGCCGTTCGACGCCGGCCTCGACATCGAGCCCGACGACGTCTCGCGGGCGCTGTTCTTCGGCCTCGGCTCGGACGGCACGGTGTCGGCGAACAAGGCGAGCATCAAGATCATCGGCGAGGAGACGCCGCTCTTCGCCCAGGGCCACTTCGAGTACGACTCGCGCAAGTCGGGCGCGACCACCGTGTCGCACCTGCGCTTCGGGCCGCGGCCGATCCGCTCGACCTACCGCATCCAGCGCGCCCACTTCGTCGCCATCCACGACCCCGAGTTCCTCGAGCGCCGCGACGTGCTGGCCGCGGCACTGCCCGGCGCCACCGTGCTGCTGAACAGCTCGGCGGCGCGCGCGGCGGTGTGGGACTCGCTGCCGCGCGAGGCCCAGGAGCAGTTGATCGCGAAGGGCTGCCGGCTGTTCGTCATCGACGGCTACGGCGTCGCCGAGCGCGCCGGCCTCGGCCGGCGGGTCAACACCGTGATGCAGATCTGCTTCTTCGCCCTCGCCGGGGTGCTGCCGATCGACGCGGCGAAGGCGCACGTCCGCCGCGCCATCGAGGACACCTGGGGGCGGCGCGGCCCCGAGGTCGTGCGCCGCAACCTGGCGGCGCTCGACGCCGCGCTGGCGGCGCTGACCGAAGTGGAGCTGCCCGCGGCGCCGTCGCACGCCCGCCGCCGCCCGCCCGCGGTCCCGCCGCACGCCCCCGACTTCGTGCAGCGGGTGACCCGCCTGCTGATCGAGGGCCGCGGCGACGAGCTGCCGGTGAGCGCCTTCCCGCCCGACGGCACCTGGCCGACCGGCACCAGTCAGTTCGAGAAGCGCACCCTGGCGCTCGACATCCCGATCTGGCAGCCGGGCCTCTGCGTGCAGTGCAACTTCTGCTCGATGATCTGTCCGCACGCCGCCATCCAGACGCTGGTCTTCGACGAGGCCCAGCTCGCCGGCGCGCCGCCGGGCTTCCGTTCGCTGCCGGAGACGTTCGAGCCGGCGCTCGCCGGCCGGCGCTTCACGGTCCAGGTCGCGCCCGAGGACTGCACCGGCTGCGGCCTCTGCGTCGAGGTGTGCCCGGCCAAGGACAAGCGGCAGCCGCGCCGCAAGGCGCTGGTGCCGGGATCGCTCGCCGAACACCGCGACGAGGAGCGGGCCGCGTTCGCCTTCTTCCGCACCCTGCGCTCGGCGCCGCTCGACGATCTGCCGGTGACCCGCCGCACCGCCGCCTACCGCCCGCCCCTGTTCGAGTTCTCCGGCGCCTGCGCCGGCTGCGGCGAGACGCCGTACATCCGGCTGCTGACCCAGCTCTTCGGCGACCACCTGCTGATCGCCAACGCCACCGGCTGCTCGTCGATCTACGGCGGCAACCTGCCGACGACGCCCTACACGACCAACCGCGACGGCCGCGGCCCGGCGTGGGCGAGCTCGCTCTTCGAGGACAACGCCGAATTCGGCTTCGGCATGCGCCTGGCGCTCGACGTGCGCGCCGAGCGGGCGCGCCGGCTGGTGCAGGCGCTGGCGCCGCGGCTGCCGGCGGCGCTGGTCGCCGATCTGCTCGCCGCCGGCGCCGGCGACGCCTGGCTGGCCGCGCAGCGGGCGCGCGTCGCCGAGCTCGGCGCCCTCCTCGAACGCGACGGCTCGGCCGAGGCGCGCGCCCTCGCCGAGCTCGCCGCGGCGCTGGTGCCGCGCAGCGTCTGGATCGTCGGCGGCGACGGCTGGGCGTACGACATCGGCTACGGCGGGCTCGACCACGTCCTCGCCTCGCACCGCAACGTCAACGTCCTCGTCCTCGACACCGAGGTCTACTCGAATACCGGCGGCCAGCAGTCGAAGGCCACGCCGCTCGGCGCCGCGGCCAAGTTCGCGATCGCCGGCAAGGCGACGCGCAAGAAGGACCTCGGCCTGCTGGCGATGAGCTACGGCCACGTCTACGTCGCCTCGATCGCCATGCAGACCCACAGCGCGCAGGCGATCCAGGCATTCCTCGAGGCGGAGCAGCACCCCGGACCGTCGCTGCTCATCGCCCACAGCCCGTGCATCGCGCACGGCTACGACCTCGCCCACTCGCCGACGCAGCAGAAGCTCGCCATCCAGAGCGGCGCCTGGCCGCTGTATCGCTTCGACCCGCGGCGGGCGGCGCGCGGCGAGGCGCCGCTGGCGCTCGACTCCGCCCCGACCCGGGTCGACATCGGGACCTACATGGCCAACGAGCCGCGCTTCCGCATGGTCGAGCTGCGCTCGCCGGAGCGCTACGCCGCCCTCCTGGAAGCCGCGCGCCAGGCGGTGGCGGAGCGGCGCGCCCTCTACGAACAGCTCGCGCGGATCCACGTGCCGCCGCCGGAGACGCACGATGGCTGA
- a CDS encoding dihydroorotate dehydrogenase-like protein produces the protein MADLATPWLGLSLRSPLVVAACPLSRDPTAIAAAVDAGAGAVVMHSLFEEQLIDEQMGAHRFVDTRLDLDAEARSVLPTASIVSMDVEPYLGELERLRRAVDVPVIASLNGTTPGGWTAYASRLEAAGASALELNLYDVATSPDETGAAVEQRQLEVVTAVVATVTIPVTVKLSVFYASLPSFVRRLETAGVRGVALFNRYYQPDVDLDELDVDRTLALSTPAELPLRLHALALVSATASPRLSLACTGGVHSGRDAAKAVLCGAHVVQLASALLAHGPRHVALIRDELAAWLDEKGYRSTAEARAVLNLSSAPDPHAWERLNYARMLEGYRSGDSWRRLP, from the coding sequence ATGGCTGATCTCGCCACCCCCTGGCTCGGGCTGTCCCTCCGCAGCCCGCTGGTCGTCGCCGCCTGCCCGCTGTCGCGCGATCCGACCGCCATCGCCGCCGCCGTCGACGCCGGCGCCGGCGCCGTGGTCATGCATTCGCTCTTCGAGGAGCAGCTCATCGACGAGCAGATGGGGGCGCACCGGTTCGTCGATACGCGGCTCGACCTCGACGCCGAGGCGCGCAGCGTGCTGCCCACCGCGAGCATCGTCTCGATGGACGTCGAGCCCTACCTCGGCGAGCTCGAGCGCCTGCGCCGCGCCGTCGACGTGCCGGTGATCGCGTCGCTGAACGGCACCACCCCCGGGGGCTGGACGGCCTACGCCAGCCGCCTCGAGGCCGCCGGCGCCAGCGCCCTCGAGCTCAATCTCTACGACGTCGCGACCTCGCCCGACGAAACCGGCGCCGCCGTCGAACAGCGGCAACTCGAGGTGGTGACCGCGGTGGTCGCGACGGTGACCATCCCGGTGACCGTCAAGCTCAGCGTCTTCTACGCCTCGCTGCCCTCGTTCGTGCGCCGCCTCGAGACGGCGGGCGTGCGCGGCGTCGCCCTCTTCAACCGCTACTATCAACCCGACGTCGACCTCGACGAGCTGGACGTCGACCGCACCCTCGCCCTCTCCACGCCGGCCGAGCTGCCGCTGCGCCTGCACGCCCTGGCGCTGGTGTCGGCGACCGCGTCGCCGCGGCTGTCGCTCGCCTGCACCGGCGGCGTCCATTCCGGCCGCGACGCCGCCAAGGCGGTGCTCTGCGGCGCCCACGTCGTGCAGCTCGCCTCCGCCCTGCTGGCCCACGGCCCGCGGCACGTGGCGCTGATTCGGGACGAGCTCGCCGCCTGGCTCGACGAGAAGGGCTATCGCTCGACCGCCGAGGCGCGGGCCGTCCTCAATCTCAGCTCGGCCCCCGACCCGCACGCCTGGGAGCGGCTCAACTATGCGCGCATGCTCGAGGGCTACCGCAGCGGCGACAGTTGGCGCCGCCTGCCCTGA
- a CDS encoding GGDEF domain-containing protein: MRLTENTIHPPGLATRPTATTGALIAAAVIAMLAAIFLLDRSTGDAPVQHLYYLPIALAAFVFGRRGGVAAALAAIALYHFANGFLYDPRRGEADILQVALFIAVGVVVAKLRDDAERLRYLASTDDLTGLHNLRSFEARLAQGLRRAHQRRAPLSLLVLDLDRLKSINDRHGHLAGAEAVRTVGAILAATLPADAVACRYGGDEFVVALPDCPLARAEAIARELVDAVHALAPRLAGHALPVGTLSISVGVACHATPGEPAVALSSPEANAGEALFRAADDALYRAKAAGRNRICAA, from the coding sequence ATGCGACTGACCGAGAACACGATCCATCCCCCGGGCCTCGCCACCCGGCCGACCGCCACGACCGGCGCCCTGATCGCCGCGGCGGTGATCGCCATGCTGGCGGCGATCTTCCTTCTCGACCGCTCGACGGGCGACGCGCCGGTCCAGCACCTCTACTATCTCCCGATCGCGCTGGCGGCGTTCGTCTTCGGACGGCGCGGCGGCGTCGCCGCCGCGCTGGCGGCGATCGCGCTCTATCACTTCGCCAACGGCTTCCTCTACGACCCGCGGCGCGGCGAAGCCGACATCCTGCAGGTGGCGCTGTTCATCGCCGTCGGCGTGGTGGTGGCGAAGCTGCGCGACGACGCCGAGCGCCTGCGCTACCTGGCCAGCACCGACGATCTCACCGGACTGCACAACCTCCGCTCCTTCGAGGCGCGGCTGGCGCAGGGGCTGCGCCGCGCCCATCAGCGCCGCGCGCCGCTGTCGCTGCTGGTGCTCGATCTCGATCGCCTCAAGTCGATCAACGACCGCCACGGCCATCTCGCCGGCGCCGAGGCGGTGCGCACCGTCGGCGCGATCCTCGCCGCCACCCTGCCGGCGGACGCCGTCGCCTGCCGCTACGGCGGCGACGAATTCGTCGTCGCGCTGCCGGATTGTCCACTCGCCCGCGCCGAGGCCATCGCGCGCGAGCTGGTCGACGCCGTCCACGCCCTCGCGCCGCGGCTCGCCGGGCACGCGCTCCCCGTCGGCACGCTGTCGATCAGCGTCGGGGTCGCCTGCCACGCGACGCCTGGCGAGCCGGCCGTCGCGTTGTCCTCCCCCGAAGCCAACGCCGGCGAGGCCCTCTTCCGCGCCGCCGACGACGCGCTCTACCGGGCCAAGGCCGCCGGCCGCAATCGCATCTGCGCCGCCTGA
- a CDS encoding type II toxin-antitoxin system prevent-host-death family antitoxin: MIRVNIAEVKANLSAYIERVEAGETIVLCRRNVPVAEIRPVPKPPEKPRPVGIDRGMVVPSSFFEPLPDALLDAFEGREGSK, translated from the coding sequence ATGATCCGGGTCAACATTGCCGAAGTGAAAGCGAATCTCTCTGCTTACATCGAGCGCGTCGAGGCGGGGGAGACGATCGTATTGTGCCGACGGAACGTCCCTGTCGCCGAGATTCGCCCGGTGCCGAAGCCGCCGGAGAAACCGCGGCCGGTCGGCATCGATCGCGGCATGGTCGTGCCCTCCAGCTTCTTCGAGCCGCTTCCGGACGCGCTGCTGGATGCGTTCGAAGGACGCGAGGGATCGAAGTGA
- a CDS encoding type II toxin-antitoxin system VapC family toxin translates to MKLLLDTCTFLWLAADDPQLSATARDACRDPANDVYLSALSAWEIAIKHRLGRLPLPEPPPRYVASRRSWLGLEPLDFDAAAATHDALLPPLHRDPFDRGLVSQAILLGLRIVTPDPTIARYPAPILW, encoded by the coding sequence GTGAAGCTCCTCCTCGACACGTGCACCTTCCTGTGGCTCGCCGCCGATGACCCCCAACTGTCGGCGACGGCGCGCGACGCCTGCCGTGACCCGGCCAACGACGTCTATCTCAGCGCGCTGTCGGCGTGGGAGATCGCGATCAAACATCGCCTCGGCCGCCTGCCCCTGCCGGAGCCGCCGCCGCGCTACGTCGCCAGCCGGCGATCCTGGCTCGGCCTCGAGCCTCTCGACTTCGACGCGGCCGCGGCCACTCACGACGCGCTGCTGCCGCCCCTCCACCGGGATCCGTTCGACCGCGGGCTGGTCTCGCAGGCCATCCTGCTCGGCCTCCGCATCGTCACGCCGGACCCGACGATCGCCCGCTACCCGGCGCCCATCCTCTGGTAG
- a CDS encoding metallophosphoesterase: MTAARAHRLASVAAWLVLLAAPAPLAAQSGGAALATVVAAWVELTPDGAAVRAVTTAATCPRAAVVAAPEQRPTPRGVPMRVRALPAPPAFPNLTCEWQPPAAARWARVAGWPAALRLPAPNPRRLVVLGDSGCLGGDAQDCVRDWPFADIARLAAARQPDLVIHVGDYNYRGTNCVAYDACCTYNPDTCAFPDCGDAWTTWRDDFFTPAAPLLAAAPWVMVRGNHELCSRAGKGWFRYLDPRSPPGACAANPVEQPTFTAPYALDLGAALRLLVIDSANACGEFSIGDQIATYRDQFARLAQLAAAGRATRTWLVSHKSPWSVLRDVAGSQVVLNHTLQQASANRLPAAVSLVLAGHEHLFQSLAFADTSHPPVLVVGTGGGELDDPTQVPTQVENLRVGSDGPTIAAATTVHDHGYLYLELGDEGWTGTFHDRFDQPLARCASSGHPAPCAPAAP; this comes from the coding sequence GTGACGGCCGCTCGCGCGCACCGGCTCGCCAGCGTCGCGGCGTGGTTGGTGCTGCTTGCCGCGCCCGCGCCGCTCGCCGCCCAGAGCGGCGGTGCCGCGCTCGCCACCGTGGTCGCCGCCTGGGTGGAGTTGACGCCGGACGGGGCCGCGGTGCGCGCCGTCACCACCGCCGCCACCTGTCCGCGCGCCGCCGTGGTCGCCGCGCCGGAGCAGCGGCCGACGCCGCGCGGCGTGCCGATGCGGGTGCGCGCGTTGCCGGCGCCGCCGGCGTTTCCGAATCTGACCTGCGAATGGCAGCCGCCGGCCGCGGCGCGCTGGGCGCGCGTCGCCGGCTGGCCGGCGGCGCTGCGCCTGCCGGCGCCCAACCCGCGGCGTCTCGTCGTGCTCGGCGACAGCGGCTGCCTCGGCGGCGATGCCCAGGACTGCGTCCGCGACTGGCCGTTCGCCGACATCGCCCGCCTGGCGGCGGCGCGGCAGCCGGACCTGGTGATCCACGTCGGCGACTACAACTACCGCGGCACCAACTGCGTCGCCTACGACGCCTGCTGCACGTACAACCCGGACACCTGCGCCTTCCCCGATTGTGGCGACGCCTGGACGACCTGGCGGGACGACTTCTTCACCCCGGCCGCGCCGCTGCTCGCCGCCGCGCCGTGGGTGATGGTGCGCGGCAACCACGAGCTGTGCAGCCGCGCCGGCAAGGGCTGGTTCCGCTACCTCGATCCCCGCTCGCCGCCGGGCGCCTGCGCCGCCAACCCGGTCGAGCAGCCGACGTTCACCGCGCCGTACGCGCTCGACCTCGGCGCGGCGCTGCGCCTGCTGGTGATCGACAGCGCCAACGCCTGCGGCGAGTTTTCGATCGGCGACCAGATCGCCACCTACCGCGACCAGTTCGCGCGCCTGGCGCAGCTCGCCGCCGCCGGGCGGGCGACGCGGACCTGGTTGGTCAGCCACAAGTCGCCGTGGAGCGTGCTGCGCGACGTCGCCGGCAGCCAGGTGGTGCTGAACCACACCCTGCAACAGGCATCCGCGAATCGGCTGCCGGCGGCGGTCTCGCTGGTGCTCGCCGGCCACGAACACCTCTTTCAGTCGCTGGCCTTCGCCGACACGAGCCACCCGCCGGTGCTCGTGGTCGGCACCGGCGGCGGCGAGCTGGACGATCCCACGCAGGTGCCGACGCAGGTGGAGAACCTGCGCGTCGGCAGCGACGGACCGACCATCGCCGCCGCGACCACGGTGCACGACCATGGCTACCTGTACCTGGAGCTCGGCGACGAGGGTTGGACGGGAACCTTTCACGACCGCTTCGACCAGCCGCTCGCCCGCTGCGCTTCCTCCGGCCACCCCGCGCCCTGCGCCCCGGCGGCGCCGTGA
- a CDS encoding ABC transporter ATP-binding protein — MPDGGAARRWFATGRAIGRLARPYRGRLALVGLFAALSTAAELVEPLIYRVAVNDVAGVFVHRAEKEDGVEDIAAGAAPLPVAAHGHAKRVAHRPGYVAPRTAEEMFQTLLWAVILLFLTALAAQLFEVLADNVAETAANRIEEDFIRSTFRHVLRLRLSFFGSRASGAVAQQIDQSDQVAPLVTSFAKEILPEAFRTIGTFAIMFTQSPSLTLVALATLPAYVVVALRSARRLESNLPAYYRLWEEVAARIRDAVSAIKTVKLSGAEEREVDRLSGVARDAYETYLERNRLANRYLFVQVVLQRLGQAMVLAYGGWRVFERQLTPGDVVMFVTYLDRLYDPIDSLTSLAKTLQEHTLSLARAIGLLARTDTEPVGATLAPGPGRIELRDVRFGYTADREVLRGVSFTAAPGELTALVGPSGAGKTTLVDLLLRLYELNGGEIRIDGVPLSSTDPAALRQAISVVSTDGAVFRGTLADNIRYKRPAASAAAVAAAAAAAGLQRTLDRLPAGLDTEVGEGGVGLSAGERQRLQIARAFVSEPRILVLDEATANLDYATELEIKDGLARLRRGRTTLVISHRYSMVRDADHVIVLDAGRVVEDGTPAVLLASGGWFAQLAASDLATGAVGRGDAAAPGAVDGDADQDSDEDAAAATEEEGE; from the coding sequence ATGCCAGACGGCGGGGCGGCGCGGCGATGGTTCGCCACCGGGCGCGCGATCGGGCGGTTGGCCCGACCGTACCGGGGGCGCCTGGCGCTGGTCGGGCTGTTCGCGGCGCTCAGCACCGCCGCCGAGCTGGTGGAGCCGCTGATCTATCGCGTCGCGGTGAACGACGTCGCCGGCGTGTTCGTGCACCGGGCGGAGAAGGAGGACGGCGTCGAGGACATCGCCGCCGGCGCGGCGCCGCTGCCGGTCGCCGCGCACGGGCACGCGAAGCGCGTGGCGCATCGCCCCGGCTACGTCGCGCCGCGTACCGCCGAGGAGATGTTCCAGACCCTGCTCTGGGCGGTGATCCTGCTCTTCCTCACCGCCCTGGCGGCGCAACTGTTCGAGGTGCTGGCCGACAACGTCGCCGAGACGGCGGCCAACCGCATCGAGGAGGACTTCATCCGCTCGACGTTTCGCCACGTCCTGCGCCTGCGCCTGAGCTTTTTCGGCAGTCGCGCCAGCGGCGCGGTGGCGCAGCAGATCGATCAGTCCGACCAGGTGGCGCCGCTGGTGACGTCGTTCGCGAAGGAGATCCTGCCCGAGGCGTTCCGCACCATCGGCACCTTCGCGATCATGTTCACCCAGAGCCCGTCGCTCACCCTGGTGGCGCTGGCGACGCTGCCGGCGTACGTCGTCGTCGCGCTGCGCTCCGCCAGGCGATTGGAGAGCAACCTGCCGGCGTACTACCGCCTCTGGGAGGAGGTCGCGGCGCGGATCCGCGACGCCGTGAGCGCCATCAAGACCGTCAAGCTGAGCGGCGCCGAGGAGCGCGAGGTCGACCGACTCTCGGGCGTGGCGCGCGACGCCTACGAGACCTACCTGGAGCGCAACCGGCTGGCGAACCGCTACCTCTTCGTCCAGGTGGTCCTGCAGCGCCTCGGGCAGGCGATGGTCCTGGCGTACGGCGGCTGGCGGGTGTTCGAACGGCAACTGACGCCGGGCGACGTGGTGATGTTCGTCACCTATCTCGATCGCCTGTACGACCCGATCGACTCGCTGACCTCGCTGGCCAAGACCCTGCAGGAGCACACGCTGTCGCTCGCCCGGGCGATCGGCCTGCTCGCCCGCACCGACACCGAGCCGGTCGGGGCGACGCTGGCGCCAGGCCCGGGCCGAATCGAGCTCCGCGACGTGCGCTTCGGATACACGGCCGACCGCGAGGTGCTGCGCGGCGTGAGCTTCACCGCCGCGCCCGGCGAGCTGACGGCGCTGGTCGGTCCGTCGGGCGCCGGCAAGACGACGCTGGTCGATCTCCTGCTGCGGCTCTACGAGCTGAACGGCGGCGAGATCCGGATCGACGGCGTGCCGCTGTCCAGCACCGATCCCGCGGCGCTGCGGCAGGCGATCAGCGTCGTGTCCACCGATGGCGCGGTGTTCCGCGGCACGCTGGCGGACAACATCCGCTACAAGCGGCCCGCGGCCAGCGCGGCCGCGGTGGCCGCGGCGGCCGCGGCGGCTGGTTTGCAGCGGACGCTCGACCGCCTGCCGGCGGGCCTGGACACCGAGGTGGGCGAGGGCGGCGTCGGCCTCTCGGCCGGCGAACGGCAGCGCCTGCAGATCGCCCGCGCCTTCGTCTCCGAGCCGCGGATTCTGGTGCTCGACGAGGCGACGGCGAACCTCGACTACGCGACCGAGCTGGAGATCAAGGACGGCCTGGCGCGCCTGCGCCGCGGGCGCACGACGCTGGTCATCTCGCACCGCTACTCGATGGTGAGGGACGCCGACCACGTCATCGTCCTCGACGCCGGACGCGTCGTGGAGGACGGGACGCCGGCGGTGCTGCTGGCGAGCGGCGGCTGGTTCGCGCAGCTCGCGGCCAGCGACCTGGCGACGGGCGCGGTGGGGAGGGGCGACGCGGCGGCGCCCGGGGCGGTCGACGGCGACGCCGACCAGGATTCCGACGAGGATGCCGCGGCGGCGACCGAGGAGGAGGGCGAGTGA